A window of the Euzebya pacifica genome harbors these coding sequences:
- a CDS encoding carboxymuconolactone decarboxylase family protein produces MSTVTTTSDRFPRHTSASTSGGVAERLAQLESRSGPVGPMVSTMAGSPSTLIGYLELSRAMGRSRLTRTLTERISLAVQSNLGCALCLAAHTDAARRLGINEAEIAMAKQGTSADPRLAEIVAFGWQVHVDPGSTTDDDVARLRALGLSDRDILDIVALVALNVLTGSFNLVAGLEPSP; encoded by the coding sequence ATGTCCACCGTCACCACCACCTCCGACCGCTTCCCCCGCCACACCTCCGCCAGCACCAGCGGAGGCGTGGCGGAGCGCCTCGCCCAGCTGGAGTCCCGCAGCGGCCCCGTCGGGCCGATGGTGTCCACCATGGCGGGATCCCCCTCGACCCTGATCGGCTACCTCGAGCTCTCCCGTGCGATGGGCCGCAGCCGCCTGACTCGAACGCTCACCGAGCGGATCTCGCTGGCGGTGCAGTCCAACCTCGGTTGCGCGCTGTGCCTCGCCGCCCATACCGACGCCGCGCGCCGCCTTGGAATCAACGAGGCCGAGATCGCGATGGCGAAGCAGGGAACCTCCGCAGACCCCCGGCTCGCCGAGATCGTCGCCTTCGGCTGGCAGGTCCACGTCGACCCGGGCTCGACCACAGACGACGACGTCGCCCGGCTCCGCGCGCTGGGGCTGTCCGACCGCGACATCCTCGACATCGTCGCCCTGGTCGCGCTGAACGTGCTCACCGGATCATTCAACCTGGTGGCCGGGCTCGAGCCTTCGCCCTGA
- a CDS encoding cupredoxin domain-containing protein, with protein sequence MPTTHRVLWMALAVLGLLATACNSSPPSDADTAATRTIEVTMRDIAFEPTNITVADGETVRVQFTNEGTIAHDAFVGDEAAQDAHEEEMAEMADMDHGTDDSDADGVTVQPGEAAELFVTGGPDGTLIGCHQPGHYASGMVITVQPT encoded by the coding sequence ATGCCCACCACCCACCGCGTCCTCTGGATGGCCCTCGCCGTCCTCGGCCTCCTCGCCACCGCATGCAACTCCTCGCCCCCCAGCGACGCCGACACCGCAGCAACCCGAACCATCGAGGTGACGATGCGCGACATCGCCTTCGAACCGACCAACATCACCGTGGCCGACGGCGAGACCGTCCGCGTGCAGTTCACCAACGAGGGGACCATCGCCCACGACGCGTTCGTCGGGGACGAGGCCGCCCAGGACGCCCACGAGGAGGAAATGGCCGAGATGGCCGACATGGACCACGGGACAGACGACTCCGACGCCGACGGCGTGACCGTCCAGCCCGGCGAGGCGGCCGAACTGTTCGTGACCGGCGGCCCGGACGGCACCCTCATCGGCTGCCACCAACCTGGCCACTACGCCTCCGGGATGGTGATCACCGTCCAGCCGACCTGA
- a CDS encoding MBL fold metallo-hydrolase yields the protein MTYPENGHVESGGAAAQRTVTLEDGTEVVVRKQSVGPMDNNAYLLSSAGEGLLIDAANDAEALLATIADAGVTVTTILTTHGHGDHWQALEAVASATGAAVVHHAADAEMIPVEASRHVDDGDVLTFGEASVRLIHNPGHTPGSTSALLGDRHLFTGDTLFPGGIGRTTSPEEFDSAYRAVTERLFILDDETWVYPGHGDDTTLGAERPKLDEWRERGW from the coding sequence ATGACGTATCCCGAGAACGGTCACGTGGAATCCGGCGGCGCGGCAGCCCAGCGAACGGTCACCCTGGAGGACGGCACCGAGGTGGTCGTCCGCAAGCAGTCGGTCGGCCCGATGGACAACAACGCCTACCTGCTGTCCTCGGCGGGCGAGGGCCTGCTGATCGACGCGGCCAACGACGCCGAGGCCCTGCTGGCCACGATCGCCGACGCGGGGGTGACGGTGACGACGATCCTGACTACGCATGGGCATGGCGACCACTGGCAAGCGCTGGAGGCGGTCGCCTCGGCCACGGGCGCGGCGGTGGTGCACCACGCAGCGGACGCCGAGATGATCCCGGTCGAGGCGTCCCGTCATGTCGACGACGGCGACGTGCTGACGTTCGGTGAGGCGTCGGTGCGGCTGATCCACAACCCCGGCCACACCCCCGGGTCGACGTCGGCCCTGCTGGGCGACCGCCACCTCTTCACCGGCGACACCCTGTTCCCGGGCGGGATTGGCAGGACCACAAGTCCCGAGGAATTTGACTCTGCGTATCGGGCCGTGACCGAGCGTCTCTTCATTCTAGACGATGAGACGTGGGTTTACCCGGGTCATGGTGATGACACGACGTTGGGGGCTGAACGGCCCAAGCTGGACGAGTGGCGGGAGCGTGGATGGTGA
- a CDS encoding cupredoxin domain-containing protein, with translation MRTLRVLLAIVAVAGAGCQAPVTTNELVMDDFAYRPTTINLPADTEGFELTLTNTGTVPHDFTVDGLPDDILVHLAVFEDASVPYRLPALPAGEYDVYCALEGHREAGMEARLRVR, from the coding sequence GTGCGCACGCTTCGGGTGCTCCTTGCCATCGTCGCCGTGGCTGGCGCCGGCTGCCAGGCACCGGTGACCACGAACGAGCTGGTCATGGACGACTTCGCCTACCGGCCGACCACGATCAACCTTCCCGCCGACACCGAAGGGTTCGAGCTCACCCTCACCAACACAGGGACCGTTCCACACGACTTCACCGTCGATGGCCTGCCCGACGACATCCTTGTACATCTTGCCGTGTTCGAGGACGCATCGGTGCCCTATCGGCTCCCCGCACTCCCCGCCGGGGAATACGACGTCTACTGCGCGCTTGAAGGCCACCGGGAAGCAGGCATGGAGGCAAGACTGCGAGTCAGGTGA
- a CDS encoding BTAD domain-containing putative transcriptional regulator, whose protein sequence is MQIDVLGRFVVRFDPDSPPIPLPLAERSLLAMLATAGGRAVSADRLIDGLWGASLPADPVNALQVRVAKLRRALPGAVIHEPPGYRLADGVEVDLVAFERLLAARRFTEALALWRGDPFLEMIELDWARTESTRLLELHAHALEELLEQRLAAGGHQQVIGEARALLAAHPLRERLRGQLMLALHRSGRTAEALEIYQDGYRVLDEGFGLPPSAALRQLQGQILADDPALAPPAAAQATSGNIGAALHPLIGRQAELVQMREALAVHRVVTVTGPGGAGKTTVALALARELTSAHRDGCWLVRLAELDDGAAIPAAIARAIGLDVGPDADPSTHVRRWVHERRVLLLLDNCEHLIDACAHVVEDLLGAGDGVRVLATSREALGVHGEVQVPLPPLPPADGSRLFVARAHAVRPGLGISEDDPVVAQICERLDGMPLAIELAAARVGVLVPEKLLARLDDSFGVLTAGPRTAEARHQTLRAVIDWSYDLLSEEAKRLVRRLSVFAGGWTVEAAEDVCAERGVVVLDLLDRLVAQSMVTLTDDGRFGLLQTVRLYAAEQLRADPDDAERTGRRLADFFTRFAEDAEQGLRGPDQRRWLLLVGAEEANLRAALDWAEAHTEHEADLGLRLTASLGWYWYVGRQADGRGRLATMLAAAPPRPSEARARALQSLSLVLRPAGCIVHPHANAAAAARESRALLEDLGLEGPAAVSALLAAVEGVAAADPLPSVAEAAAARARLAAVGDAWGSALADFVEMELRMHAGDPDAAIGLGERAAAAFDRLGDAWGRSAVRLHLGMAMRLAGRTDEAERFLSEVVSVATECGLPNNLLRALVELGESALHRGDPVTAERKLSEAEQVAVQVPDATSEGLIALGRGTAARLRGDRPAAKARYLEAIAHLDAGGVEITAAAARVGLGAALLDDDAVDPGEVTAVLLAALDAGERHADVGVTAASCEQLARVAARDGEGVRCSAMLARASSLRRLHRLPAPAVQQRDVEECADCA, encoded by the coding sequence GTGCAGATCGATGTGCTCGGCCGGTTCGTGGTGCGGTTCGACCCCGACTCCCCGCCGATCCCCCTGCCTCTGGCGGAGCGGAGTCTGCTGGCGATGCTGGCGACGGCCGGAGGACGTGCGGTCAGCGCCGACCGCTTGATCGACGGGTTGTGGGGGGCGAGCCTGCCTGCCGACCCGGTCAACGCGCTGCAGGTGCGCGTCGCCAAGCTGCGCCGGGCGCTTCCGGGGGCCGTGATCCACGAGCCGCCCGGCTACCGCCTCGCCGACGGGGTCGAGGTCGACCTCGTGGCGTTCGAGCGGCTCCTGGCGGCCAGGCGGTTCACCGAGGCGCTGGCGCTGTGGCGTGGCGACCCGTTCCTGGAGATGATCGAGCTGGACTGGGCCCGGACCGAGAGCACCAGGCTGCTGGAGTTGCACGCGCACGCGCTGGAGGAGCTGCTGGAGCAGCGCCTGGCCGCAGGTGGCCACCAGCAGGTCATCGGCGAGGCTCGGGCGTTGCTTGCCGCGCATCCATTGCGGGAGCGGCTCCGCGGCCAGCTGATGCTGGCGCTGCACCGCAGCGGCCGCACCGCCGAGGCGCTGGAGATCTACCAGGACGGCTACCGCGTGCTCGACGAGGGCTTCGGTCTCCCGCCGTCGGCCGCGCTCCGGCAGCTGCAGGGCCAGATCCTGGCCGACGACCCCGCGCTCGCGCCGCCGGCAGCCGCGCAGGCGACCAGCGGCAACATCGGAGCCGCCCTGCACCCGCTGATCGGACGCCAGGCCGAGTTGGTTCAGATGCGCGAGGCGCTCGCGGTACACCGCGTCGTCACGGTCACCGGTCCGGGAGGTGCGGGCAAGACCACCGTCGCGCTGGCGCTCGCGCGCGAACTGACCAGCGCCCACCGTGACGGCTGCTGGCTGGTGCGCCTCGCTGAGCTGGACGACGGCGCGGCGATCCCGGCCGCGATCGCGCGGGCTATCGGCCTCGACGTCGGGCCCGACGCCGATCCGTCTACCCATGTCCGCCGTTGGGTGCACGAGCGCCGGGTCCTGCTGCTGCTGGACAACTGCGAGCATCTCATCGACGCGTGTGCGCACGTGGTCGAGGACCTGCTTGGCGCCGGCGACGGCGTCCGCGTCCTCGCCACCAGCCGTGAGGCGCTCGGCGTGCACGGGGAGGTGCAGGTGCCGCTGCCGCCACTGCCCCCGGCCGACGGCTCCAGGCTGTTCGTCGCCCGCGCCCACGCGGTGCGACCCGGGCTTGGCATCTCCGAGGACGACCCCGTGGTGGCGCAGATCTGCGAGCGTCTTGACGGCATGCCCCTGGCCATCGAGCTCGCCGCGGCGCGCGTCGGCGTCCTGGTCCCCGAGAAGCTGCTGGCACGTCTGGACGACAGCTTCGGCGTCCTCACCGCGGGACCCCGGACCGCGGAGGCACGTCACCAGACGCTCCGGGCGGTCATCGACTGGAGCTACGACCTGCTGTCGGAGGAGGCGAAACGCCTGGTGCGCCGGCTGTCCGTCTTCGCCGGTGGCTGGACGGTGGAGGCGGCCGAAGACGTGTGTGCCGAACGCGGGGTCGTCGTCCTCGACCTGCTCGACCGGCTCGTCGCGCAGTCGATGGTCACCCTCACCGACGACGGCCGGTTCGGCCTGCTGCAGACCGTCCGGCTGTACGCCGCCGAGCAGCTCCGCGCCGACCCCGACGACGCCGAGCGCACCGGCCGACGCCTCGCGGACTTCTTCACCCGGTTCGCCGAGGACGCCGAACAAGGACTCCGCGGCCCCGACCAGCGGCGCTGGCTGCTGCTGGTGGGCGCGGAGGAGGCGAACCTGCGGGCAGCTCTGGACTGGGCCGAGGCGCACACCGAGCACGAGGCCGACCTCGGGCTGCGGCTGACCGCCTCGCTCGGCTGGTACTGGTACGTCGGCCGACAAGCCGACGGACGAGGGCGGCTGGCCACCATGCTCGCCGCCGCGCCGCCGCGCCCGTCGGAGGCACGCGCGCGGGCGCTGCAGTCGCTGTCCTTGGTGCTGCGCCCCGCCGGCTGCATCGTGCACCCCCACGCGAACGCCGCGGCGGCCGCGCGAGAGAGCCGCGCGCTCCTCGAGGACCTCGGCCTAGAGGGTCCCGCGGCCGTCTCGGCGTTGCTCGCAGCCGTCGAAGGCGTCGCCGCCGCCGACCCGCTGCCGTCCGTGGCCGAGGCCGCGGCTGCGCGAGCTCGGCTGGCCGCCGTGGGCGACGCCTGGGGATCGGCGTTGGCCGACTTCGTCGAGATGGAGCTGCGGATGCACGCGGGAGACCCGGATGCGGCGATCGGGCTGGGAGAGCGCGCCGCCGCGGCCTTCGATCGGCTGGGCGACGCCTGGGGACGCTCGGCGGTGCGGCTGCACCTGGGCATGGCGATGCGTCTTGCGGGCCGGACCGACGAGGCCGAGCGGTTCCTGTCGGAGGTCGTGTCGGTCGCCACCGAGTGCGGCCTGCCGAACAACCTCCTGCGGGCGCTCGTGGAGCTCGGCGAGTCAGCATTGCACCGTGGGGACCCCGTCACGGCGGAGCGCAAGCTGTCAGAGGCCGAGCAGGTCGCCGTGCAGGTCCCGGATGCGACCTCCGAAGGGCTGATCGCACTCGGCCGCGGCACGGCAGCCCGGCTGCGAGGCGACCGTCCAGCCGCGAAGGCCCGCTACCTCGAGGCGATCGCGCACCTGGACGCCGGGGGCGTCGAGATCACCGCGGCCGCAGCGAGGGTTGGGCTCGGCGCAGCGCTGCTGGACGACGACGCCGTGGACCCGGGCGAGGTGACCGCGGTCTTGCTGGCGGCGCTCGACGCCGGGGAGCGGCACGCCGACGTGGGCGTCACGGCTGCGTCCTGCGAGCAGCTCGCGCGGGTTGCGGCGCGCGACGGCGAGGGTGTGCGCTGCAGCGCCATGCTGGCTCGGGCCTCGTCGCTGCGCCGCCTGCACCGGCTGCCGGCCCCGGCCGTGCAGCAGCGCGACGTCGAGGAGTGCGCGGACTGCGCCTGA
- a CDS encoding serine protease, translating into MTAARRSLLAPALATLVVLLLTLASTPATADPQWASVDDATIHPGVQMYTDGAQCTANFIFYSTDAQTGDVADMYIGYAAHCAGLGSQTDTNGCTTQSLAYGTEVDIAGASQPGTLAYSSWQAMQDANETDANACAGNDFALVLIDPADHDKVNPSIPFWGGPQGINTDGVSLGERIFSYGNSSLRPTDSILSRKEGYAVQTGSGGWLHTVYTTSPGIPGDSGSAYLDSEGRALGVVSTLALAPLALSNNVSDLNKALDYAITNGGLDIQLAEGTEVFAPGLGTMLG; encoded by the coding sequence GTGACCGCTGCCCGCCGCTCCCTGCTCGCGCCTGCCCTGGCGACCCTCGTCGTCCTGCTGCTGACCCTCGCCTCGACCCCGGCCACCGCCGACCCCCAGTGGGCATCCGTGGACGACGCCACCATCCACCCCGGGGTGCAGATGTACACCGACGGCGCCCAGTGCACCGCCAACTTCATCTTCTACTCCACCGATGCCCAGACCGGTGACGTGGCCGACATGTACATCGGCTACGCCGCCCACTGTGCGGGCCTCGGCAGCCAGACAGACACCAACGGGTGCACCACCCAGTCCCTGGCCTACGGCACCGAGGTCGACATCGCCGGCGCAAGCCAGCCCGGCACCCTCGCCTACTCGTCGTGGCAGGCCATGCAGGACGCCAACGAGACCGACGCCAACGCCTGCGCCGGCAACGACTTCGCCCTGGTCCTGATCGACCCGGCCGACCACGACAAGGTCAACCCCTCCATCCCGTTCTGGGGCGGTCCGCAGGGCATCAACACCGATGGCGTCTCCCTCGGTGAGCGCATCTTCTCCTACGGCAACTCCAGCCTTCGTCCCACCGACTCGATCCTCTCCCGCAAGGAGGGCTACGCCGTCCAGACCGGATCCGGCGGCTGGCTGCACACCGTCTACACCACCAGCCCCGGCATCCCCGGTGACTCCGGCTCCGCCTACCTCGACAGCGAGGGTCGCGCCCTCGGCGTCGTCTCCACCCTGGCCCTGGCCCCCCTGGCCCTGTCCAACAACGTCAGCGACCTGAACAAGGCGCTGGACTACGCGATCACCAACGGCGGCCTCGACATCCAGCTGGCCGAGGGGACCGAGGTGTTCGCCCCCGGTCTCGGCACGATGCTCGGCTGA
- a CDS encoding c-type cytochrome, whose translation MRAHLPAAALLVLLAGCAGTPSTDGPIDGATADVAVGEELYQANCAQCHGADLRGTDQGPPHLDAVYLPNHHADISFLFAVRNGVQPHHWSFGPMPPIDGVSDDDVTDIVAYVRAQQQAAGLLD comes from the coding sequence ATGCGCGCACATCTCCCGGCGGCCGCCCTGCTCGTGCTCCTCGCCGGCTGCGCCGGCACTCCCTCAACGGACGGACCGATCGACGGGGCCACCGCCGATGTCGCCGTCGGTGAGGAGTTGTACCAAGCCAACTGCGCTCAGTGCCACGGCGCCGACCTGCGCGGAACCGACCAAGGACCGCCGCACCTCGACGCCGTCTACCTCCCCAACCATCACGCCGACATCTCATTTCTCTTCGCCGTCCGCAACGGCGTCCAGCCGCACCACTGGAGCTTCGGGCCGATGCCCCCGATCGACGGGGTCAGCGACGACGACGTGACCGACATCGTCGCCTACGTCCGTGCGCAGCAGCAGGCCGCCGGCCTCCTGGACTAG
- a CDS encoding heavy metal translocating P-type ATPase: MRTTTTPDPVHHGPAHHDPAHHGPAHHGAAPADLTVTHTPDHDAHAGHAGHAGHGDHAALFRDRFWFSLLLAIPVVAMSHNLQMWFGYSFPHFTGDALISPVLGTLVFLYGGWPFLTGGIAEARERTPGMMLLISMAITVAFGSSMAASLGWFSVEVWWELSLLIVIMLLGHWLEMRAIGQARGALAALAELLPDDAERVSADGSTIRVAVADLRMADVVLVRPGGRIPVDGTIVSGTADVDESMLTGESNPVARAEGDRVVAGSVATDGALRLRVDAVGADTALAGIQRLVAEAELSRSRTQVLADRAAALLFYVALASGALTMLVWTLLGQPANALTRAVTVLIIACPHALGLAIPLVTSISTAKSARSGILVKDRLALEQMRTVDAVLFDKTGTLTRGAHTVVDVASVSGDDEEILALAAAVEADSEHPLARAIVAAAATRGLRAPTATGFRPLAGRGVRAEVDGTTVAVGGPALLREMDVAISEALVGQISRWERRGSAVLHVIRDGVILGSLALEDEIRPESREAVAELRRLGITVGMITGDARQVAEAVADELGLTEVFAEVLPADKDAAVAALQARGHVVAMVGDGVNDAPALARADVGIAIGAGTDVAIESAGVVLASDDPRGVLGVRRLSAASYRKMIQNLWWAAGYNLLAIPLAAGVLAFAGFVLPMAVGATLMSLSTIVVAANAQLLRRLDLAPGGRR, from the coding sequence ATGCGCACCACCACAACACCAGATCCTGTCCACCACGGCCCTGCCCACCACGATCCTGCCCACCACGGCCCTGCCCACCACGGGGCCGCCCCCGCCGACCTGACCGTCACCCACACCCCTGATCACGACGCGCACGCCGGACACGCCGGACACGCCGGGCACGGTGACCACGCCGCCCTGTTCCGCGACCGCTTCTGGTTCTCACTGCTGCTGGCGATCCCGGTCGTCGCGATGAGCCACAACCTCCAGATGTGGTTCGGTTACTCCTTCCCGCACTTCACCGGTGACGCGCTGATCTCCCCCGTGCTCGGCACGCTGGTGTTCCTCTACGGCGGCTGGCCGTTCCTGACCGGCGGGATCGCCGAGGCACGCGAGCGCACGCCGGGGATGATGCTGCTGATCTCGATGGCGATCACCGTCGCGTTCGGCTCGAGCATGGCCGCCAGCCTCGGATGGTTCTCTGTCGAGGTCTGGTGGGAGCTGTCCCTCCTCATCGTCATCATGCTCCTTGGCCACTGGCTGGAGATGCGCGCCATCGGCCAGGCCCGCGGCGCGCTCGCCGCCCTTGCCGAGCTCCTCCCCGACGACGCCGAACGCGTGTCGGCGGACGGCAGCACCATCCGCGTCGCGGTCGCCGATCTGCGGATGGCTGACGTCGTCCTGGTCCGCCCCGGCGGTCGGATCCCAGTGGACGGCACCATCGTCTCCGGCACCGCCGATGTCGACGAGTCAATGCTGACCGGTGAGTCCAACCCCGTCGCGCGTGCCGAGGGCGACCGCGTCGTGGCCGGCAGCGTCGCCACGGATGGCGCGCTTCGTCTGCGGGTCGACGCGGTCGGCGCCGACACGGCCCTCGCCGGCATTCAACGCCTGGTCGCGGAGGCGGAGCTATCCCGCTCCAGGACCCAGGTCCTTGCCGACCGGGCCGCCGCGCTGCTCTTCTACGTCGCGTTGGCCAGCGGTGCCCTCACCATGCTGGTCTGGACCCTGCTCGGCCAGCCAGCCAACGCGCTCACACGGGCCGTCACGGTCCTCATCATCGCCTGCCCGCACGCGCTGGGCCTGGCCATTCCGCTGGTGACGTCGATCTCGACCGCCAAGTCCGCCCGCAGCGGCATCCTGGTCAAGGACCGGCTGGCGCTGGAGCAGATGCGCACCGTCGACGCGGTGCTGTTCGACAAGACCGGCACGCTGACCCGAGGCGCGCACACCGTTGTGGACGTCGCATCCGTCAGCGGTGACGACGAGGAGATCCTGGCCCTGGCCGCCGCGGTCGAAGCCGACAGCGAGCACCCCCTCGCCCGCGCCATCGTCGCTGCGGCGGCCACAAGAGGCCTTCGTGCACCTACGGCAACCGGCTTCAGGCCGCTCGCCGGCCGCGGTGTCCGTGCCGAGGTCGACGGGACCACCGTCGCCGTCGGCGGTCCGGCGCTGCTCCGGGAGATGGACGTCGCAATCTCCGAGGCGCTCGTCGGTCAGATCAGCCGATGGGAGCGACGAGGCTCCGCCGTGCTGCACGTCATCCGCGACGGCGTCATCCTCGGCAGCCTCGCCCTGGAGGACGAGATCCGACCGGAGAGCCGGGAGGCGGTCGCCGAGCTGCGGCGCCTGGGGATCACCGTCGGCATGATCACCGGCGATGCCCGCCAGGTGGCAGAGGCGGTCGCCGACGAGCTGGGCCTCACCGAGGTCTTCGCCGAGGTGCTGCCAGCCGACAAGGACGCCGCAGTCGCGGCGCTTCAAGCCCGCGGCCACGTGGTGGCCATGGTCGGCGACGGCGTCAACGACGCACCTGCCCTGGCACGCGCCGACGTCGGCATCGCCATCGGCGCCGGCACCGACGTCGCCATCGAGTCCGCCGGCGTCGTACTGGCATCCGACGACCCCCGCGGCGTTCTCGGCGTGCGCCGCCTGTCCGCGGCCAGCTACCGCAAGATGATCCAGAACCTGTGGTGGGCCGCCGGGTACAACCTGCTCGCCATCCCGCTCGCCGCTGGCGTCCTCGCCTTCGCCGGGTTCGTCCTGCCGATGGCGGTCGGGGCGACGCTGATGAGCTTGTCCACCATCGTCGTGGCCGCCAACGCCCAGCTGCTGCGCCGCCTCGACCTGGCCCCAGGAGGGCGGCGGTGA
- a CDS encoding DUF305 domain-containing protein, with translation MYLRFGAMILTAIVVMYWVMFVGSWELSHVRFSQSRVFMAITMGGTMGLVMLAWMLNMYRSTKVNIAIVVVSLLVFAVGVTLDRSQATVDDGAFMKAMIPHHSLAITRSERFNNDDVRVCDLAVAISEAQRREILEMDWLIEDIAENGAATTREEANTRPVPDFDRPADRQCPAE, from the coding sequence ATGTACCTGCGCTTCGGCGCCATGATCCTGACCGCGATCGTGGTCATGTACTGGGTCATGTTCGTCGGCTCGTGGGAGCTGAGCCACGTCCGCTTCAGCCAGAGCCGCGTGTTCATGGCAATCACCATGGGCGGCACAATGGGCTTGGTCATGCTCGCCTGGATGCTCAACATGTACCGCAGTACCAAAGTCAACATCGCCATCGTCGTGGTCAGTCTTCTTGTCTTCGCCGTCGGCGTGACCCTCGACCGCAGCCAGGCCACTGTCGATGACGGCGCGTTCATGAAGGCGATGATCCCTCACCACTCCTTGGCCATCACCCGCTCCGAGCGGTTCAACAATGACGACGTTCGAGTGTGCGATCTGGCCGTGGCAATCAGCGAGGCCCAGCGCCGTGAGATCCTGGAGATGGACTGGCTGATCGAGGACATTGCCGAGAACGGCGCCGCGACAACTCGCGAGGAGGCCAACACACGACCCGTGCCGGACTTCGACCGCCCCGCCGACCGACAGTGCCCAGCCGAGTAG